Proteins from one Flavobacterium branchiarum genomic window:
- a CDS encoding ABC transporter permease, protein MNKSKDISAPWLFEITPKNNFFSLHIKEVWQYRDLLFLFVKRDIVTVYKQTVLGPLWYLIQPLLTAVIFTILFNNIAGIDTGSVPPFLFNLAGITVWNYFTACLVATSDTFRANAAIFGKVYFPRIITPLSIVISNLIKFGIQFLIFIASYIYYYSQGAVISLNATAVFFPLLVILMGILALGLGMLISSLVTKYRDFSNLINFGVQLLMYVSAVVYPMALIKDKLPNYGWLVQYNPLAYIIETSRYMLLNIGDISFYGLLYTFTITVIIFFSGLLVFNKTEKSFIDTV, encoded by the coding sequence ATGAACAAATCAAAAGATATTTCGGCTCCTTGGTTGTTTGAAATAACACCTAAGAATAATTTTTTTTCGCTACATATAAAAGAGGTTTGGCAATACCGTGACTTGTTATTTCTTTTTGTTAAAAGAGATATCGTAACAGTTTATAAACAAACAGTTTTAGGACCGCTTTGGTATTTAATTCAGCCTTTACTTACGGCGGTAATATTTACGATACTATTTAACAATATTGCTGGAATCGATACTGGTTCTGTGCCTCCTTTTTTATTCAACCTTGCAGGAATTACTGTTTGGAACTACTTCACAGCTTGTCTTGTAGCAACCTCTGACACTTTTAGAGCTAATGCTGCAATCTTTGGGAAAGTTTATTTCCCAAGAATAATTACCCCTTTATCTATCGTAATTTCAAATTTGATCAAATTTGGAATTCAGTTTTTGATTTTTATCGCTTCCTATATTTACTATTATTCTCAAGGAGCTGTTATTAGTTTAAATGCTACAGCAGTTTTTTTTCCTCTATTAGTTATTTTAATGGGGATCCTTGCGTTAGGTTTAGGAATGTTGATTTCTTCGCTCGTTACTAAGTATAGAGATTTTAGTAATTTAATTAATTTTGGAGTACAACTACTAATGTATGTATCTGCAGTTGTATATCCAATGGCATTAATTAAAGATAAATTACCCAATTACGGGTGGTTGGTGCAATACAATCCGTTAGCTTATATAATTGAGACATCTAGATATATGCTTTTGAATATAGGCGATATTTCTTTCTATGGTCTTCTTTACACTTTTACTATAACAGTCATTATTTTTTTTTCAGGATTATTAGTCTTCAATAAAACAGAAAAAAGTTTTATTGATACGGTATAG
- a CDS encoding ABC transporter ATP-binding protein, translating into MNTDIILKVENISKQYRLGQVGTGTLRHDLNRWWHRIRGKENPYLKIGETNDRSTKGASDYVWALQDINFEVQRGEVLGIIGKNGAGKSTLLKILSKVTAPTMGSIKSRGRIASLLEVGTGFNPELTGRENIYLNGAILGMTKKEITSKLDEIIDFSGCERYIDTPVKRYSSGMTVRLAFAVAAFLEPEILVVDEVLAVGDAEFQKKAIGKMQAISRGEGRTVLFVSHNMAAVKSLCTKAIVLEQGKVAFEGEVLTAIEKYLSNKKNILNVNIKERKDRIGRGRIKISEVTILNTIKVMTGDTLSVQIEYSNIEEEIEINEFGVSIWNAREDKIISISSTFKNQLKDISNKGKVICEMPNLPLVKGSYVINCFVSSIFGLEDYILDVLSFDVEDNDIYGNGKTVNPEWGMIAVEHNWIQ; encoded by the coding sequence ATGAATACAGATATTATATTAAAGGTTGAAAATATTTCTAAACAATATCGTTTAGGACAAGTGGGTACAGGAACTTTGCGCCATGATTTAAATCGATGGTGGCATCGCATACGCGGAAAAGAAAATCCATATTTAAAAATTGGGGAAACAAATGATCGTAGTACAAAAGGTGCTAGTGATTATGTTTGGGCTTTGCAAGATATTAATTTTGAAGTGCAACGTGGGGAAGTTCTAGGGATAATAGGGAAAAATGGAGCAGGGAAATCTACATTACTAAAAATTTTATCTAAGGTTACAGCACCAACTATGGGGAGTATTAAGTCTCGTGGACGTATTGCATCTTTACTTGAAGTTGGTACAGGATTTAATCCCGAACTTACAGGGAGAGAAAATATTTATCTCAACGGCGCTATTTTAGGAATGACCAAAAAAGAAATTACATCTAAGCTAGATGAAATTATTGATTTCTCTGGATGTGAACGTTATATAGATACACCGGTTAAAAGATATAGTAGTGGCATGACTGTTCGGTTAGCTTTTGCAGTTGCCGCTTTCTTAGAGCCTGAAATATTGGTTGTAGATGAGGTTTTGGCTGTTGGTGATGCTGAATTTCAAAAGAAAGCAATTGGTAAAATGCAAGCTATTTCAAGAGGGGAAGGTCGTACCGTTTTATTTGTGAGTCATAATATGGCCGCTGTTAAAAGTTTGTGTACTAAAGCAATTGTATTGGAACAGGGCAAAGTGGCTTTCGAAGGAGAGGTATTAACCGCAATAGAGAAATACTTATCTAATAAAAAGAACATTTTGAATGTAAATATTAAAGAAAGAAAAGATAGGATTGGGAGAGGCCGAATTAAAATTTCAGAGGTAACTATTCTTAATACTATTAAGGTGATGACAGGAGATACACTTTCAGTTCAAATCGAGTATAGTAATATTGAGGAAGAAATAGAAATTAATGAATTTGGAGTGAGTATTTGGAATGCTAGAGAGGATAAAATAATAAGCATTTCTTCTACTTTTAAAAATCAATTAAAAGATATCTCAAATAAAGGTAAAGTAATTTGTGAGATGCCGAATCTTCCGTTAGTAAAAGGCAGTTATGTTATTAATTGCTTTGTCAGTTCAATTTTTGGATTAGAAGATTATATTCTTGATGTATTAAGTTTTGATGTAGAGGATAATGATATTTATGGAAACGGGAAGACAGTAAATCCAGAATGGGGAATGATTGCAGTTGAACATAATTGGATTCAATAA
- a CDS encoding class I SAM-dependent methyltransferase, with protein sequence MIQEKKALEQWHETEDPWGYNENKDDILRKEILLAEIPDKKYKRVLDIGCGQGFITKDLPGEEVYGIDISQAAIDFANKMGRSNLIFKQGSIYDIDKLFDFKFDLIIITGVLYPQYIGKSSSLIYLLIDKILENKGVLVSVHINDWYNAQFPYLKTKQLFYNYRKYTHNLETYSK encoded by the coding sequence ATGATACAAGAAAAAAAAGCGTTAGAACAATGGCACGAAACTGAAGATCCTTGGGGCTATAATGAAAATAAAGATGATATATTAAGAAAAGAAATTTTGCTTGCTGAGATTCCAGACAAAAAGTATAAAAGAGTATTAGACATCGGATGTGGACAAGGATTTATTACTAAAGATTTACCTGGTGAGGAGGTATATGGAATTGATATATCTCAAGCGGCAATAGATTTTGCAAACAAAATGGGGAGATCCAATTTAATTTTTAAACAAGGGTCAATATATGATATTGATAAATTATTTGATTTCAAGTTTGATTTGATAATCATAACAGGAGTTCTTTATCCTCAATATATAGGGAAATCTTCTAGTTTAATTTATTTACTAATTGATAAAATACTAGAAAATAAAGGTGTTCTTGTATCTGTGCACATAAATGATTGGTATAATGCTCAATTTCCGTACTTAAAAACGAAACAACTTTTTTATAATTATAGAAAATATACTCATAACCTAGAAACATACTCGAAATGA